One Brevibacillus choshinensis genomic window carries:
- a CDS encoding CstA-like transporter-associated (seleno)protein, producing the protein MRRKWRAIRKSLRRVSSAIKTIFGMPDYDRYVQHWYATHAAPGVFPMTEREYYMYALRERYEKGGVTRCC; encoded by the coding sequence ATGAGGCGCAAGTGGAGAGCGATCCGAAAGTCACTGCGCCGTGTGAGCTCTGCCATCAAGACGATCTTCGGTATGCCCGACTACGATCGCTACGTCCAGCATTGGTATGCGACCCATGCGGCGCCCGGTGTTTTCCCTATGACGGAGCGAGAGTACTACATGTATGCGCTTCGGGAGCGGTATGAAAAAGGCGGAGTCACACGCTGCTGCTAA
- a CDS encoding polysaccharide pyruvyl transferase family protein gives MRKVLYVGWIGFNNLGDELMWRVFEQLSHKHLDAQQVQVVPSLPGVDLADLGPYDTIVLGGGSLLVPGYVDVAHRAVLQRKRLVIWGSGYDTQMPAQLDAAGRLLDARFGESEKMRQMLREIGQHAVFFGVRGPLTHQYLQEAGVGNCLSISGDPGMLLLPPAAGNRKTENGQKVVGINWGTSYNRIYGKNEAAVEDALAKVARQLVDDGYQLYLFTMWGPDRDANKRLCQKIGRPGQVTLDLEVHGHAEMMRRIQEMEATINFKLHANVLSAACGIPFVCLAYRFKCLDFTHSLQLPELTVPTDEQGLAQRILSRVKFAIEYKESIQVNLAEKQKQMISKLEEPFVKGLL, from the coding sequence ATGAGAAAGGTCTTGTACGTGGGCTGGATCGGGTTTAACAATCTGGGTGACGAGCTGATGTGGCGGGTATTTGAACAGCTGTCGCACAAGCATCTGGATGCACAGCAGGTGCAGGTGGTTCCTTCTTTGCCCGGTGTCGATCTCGCAGACCTCGGCCCGTACGATACGATCGTCCTTGGCGGTGGTTCCCTGCTCGTTCCCGGCTACGTGGATGTCGCGCATCGGGCAGTCCTTCAACGGAAGCGACTGGTGATCTGGGGGAGCGGATACGATACGCAAATGCCGGCGCAGCTGGACGCAGCAGGAAGACTTTTGGATGCACGCTTCGGAGAAAGTGAGAAGATGCGGCAAATGCTGCGAGAAATCGGGCAGCACGCTGTGTTTTTTGGGGTGCGTGGGCCGCTGACTCATCAATATCTGCAGGAAGCGGGCGTCGGCAACTGCCTATCGATCAGTGGTGATCCGGGCATGCTGCTGCTCCCACCTGCAGCCGGCAACAGGAAAACAGAGAATGGACAAAAGGTGGTTGGGATCAACTGGGGAACATCGTACAACCGCATTTACGGGAAAAACGAGGCTGCTGTCGAGGATGCTTTGGCGAAAGTGGCGCGACAACTGGTGGATGATGGCTATCAGCTTTATCTTTTCACCATGTGGGGACCGGATCGGGATGCAAACAAGCGACTCTGCCAAAAGATCGGAAGACCCGGGCAGGTTACTCTTGATCTGGAAGTGCACGGACATGCAGAGATGATGCGCCGCATCCAGGAGATGGAGGCGACGATCAACTTCAAGCTGCATGCCAACGTACTCAGTGCTGCTTGCGGTATTCCTTTCGTCTGCTTGGCGTACCGCTTCAAATGCCTGGACTTCACCCACTCGCTGCAGCTGCCTGAACTTACGGTGCCAACTGATGAACAGGGCCTTGCCCAACGCATCCTGTCCCGCGTGAAATTCGCGATAGAATACAAGGAATCGATACAGGTCAATCTGGCAGAAAAGCAGAAGCAGATGATCAGCAAGCTGGAGGAGCCTTTTGTGAAAGGCTTGCTCTGA
- a CDS encoding glycosyltransferase family 2 protein: MEMERVKNLVSVVITNYNRADYLRECLDSILLQTYQKWELIIVDDASTDDSVLIINEWIRRHQASLAENQVIVHVLPRNVGFSGAINVGFYLARGEFIAVQDSDDYSHALRLERQIKFLQQNPDIELVGTNYYAFPSEMPTKRELSTWIKYGDEIKKVYGNGGHCVCHGTIVFRGRLFDQIGGPTRRIKGAEDYEFIAKSLNARARIENIPEALYYYRLHANQRSTKYYRRKEE; encoded by the coding sequence ATGGAGATGGAACGTGTGAAGAATTTGGTGAGCGTGGTCATCACCAACTACAACCGCGCTGACTATTTACGGGAATGTCTCGACAGCATTCTGTTGCAGACCTATCAAAAGTGGGAACTGATTATCGTCGATGACGCGTCGACCGACGATTCCGTCCTGATCATCAATGAGTGGATCAGGCGGCATCAGGCGTCATTGGCCGAAAATCAGGTGATCGTCCATGTGCTGCCGAGAAATGTTGGCTTTTCCGGTGCGATCAATGTCGGGTTTTATCTGGCGCGGGGAGAATTCATTGCGGTGCAGGATTCAGATGACTATTCCCATGCGCTCAGGCTGGAGCGTCAGATCAAGTTTTTACAGCAGAATCCGGATATCGAGCTCGTGGGAACGAATTATTATGCCTTCCCTTCCGAGATGCCGACCAAGCGGGAATTGTCTACGTGGATCAAATACGGAGACGAAATCAAAAAAGTATACGGAAACGGTGGACACTGCGTTTGTCACGGAACCATCGTGTTCAGAGGACGCCTGTTTGATCAGATCGGCGGGCCTACCAGACGGATCAAGGGTGCGGAAGATTACGAATTCATCGCGAAGAGCCTGAACGCGAGAGCCAGGATCGAGAACATTCCGGAGGCGCTGTATTACTACCGTCTTCACGCCAATCAACGCTCGACCAAATATTACCGCAGAAAGGAGGAATAA
- a CDS encoding DUF2642 domain-containing protein — translation MWLIVNEKELKAYFEGLRGLLWEKVKPSPPQEKTCPKEPEIRQVLLRYLNQTVEVGTEAGNVAGVLQVVGADYAQIEESGGTIVVIPFRQINFVQTV, via the coding sequence ATGTGGCTCATTGTAAATGAAAAAGAGCTGAAAGCATACTTTGAGGGACTCAGGGGGCTTTTGTGGGAGAAAGTCAAACCCAGCCCTCCACAGGAGAAGACATGTCCGAAAGAGCCGGAAATCCGGCAAGTGTTGCTACGCTATCTCAATCAAACGGTTGAAGTGGGGACGGAAGCAGGGAATGTTGCGGGAGTCTTGCAGGTGGTCGGAGCCGATTATGCTCAGATCGAAGAGTCAGGCGGCACCATTGTCGTGATTCCGTTTCGTCAAATCAATTTTGTTCAAACAGTGTAA
- a CDS encoding carbon starvation CstA family protein: MRKWLLSVLIWGGIAALGAVGFGIIALTRGESVNSFWLLTAAFCTYAVAYRFYSRFIAKKIMGLDDNRATPAEVNNDGKDFVPTNKWILFGHHFAAIAGAGPLVGPTLAAQMGYLPGTLWIIVGVVIGGAVQDFIILFGSMRRNGKSLGQIAKEEIGPFGGALALVGIIAIMIILIAVLAMVVVNALAESPWATFTIFMTLPIAVFMGLYMRYIRPGRVMEGSIIGLALLFLSLWLGQAVAASPTWGPAFTFSKVQLAWMIIVYGFVASVLPVWLLLAPRDYLSSFLKVGTIAVLAVGIILTLPPLHMPALTKFIDGTGPVFAGNLFPFLFITIACGAVSGFHALVSSGTTPKMISKESHAPLIGYGGMLMESGVAIMAMIAACVLTPGVYFAINSPGAVIGADAAAAATTISSWGFTVTPDQLTTLANDIQEKTILSRTGGAPSLAIGMATIFSGVLGGKALMAFWYHFAILFEAVFILTTIDAGTRVGRFMVQDMLGNVFPKMKETNWLPGNLIGSGIISIGWGYFLLQGVMDPLGGIYTLWPLFGIANQMLAAIAFTVGTTLIFKMGKAAYSWVTLVPMAWLSAATLTAGWQKLFHPDAKIGFLAHAEAFQKALDAGTLPKGVKTIEAAQKMILNDQIDAAVCAIFMVITIGIILDGARLWINILRGKKYPLYESPYIPSKGDIIDGKGHHVA; encoded by the coding sequence ATGAGAAAATGGTTACTCTCCGTTCTGATCTGGGGCGGGATTGCTGCGCTCGGCGCTGTCGGCTTTGGGATTATTGCGCTGACTCGCGGTGAATCTGTCAACTCATTCTGGCTGCTCACAGCCGCTTTTTGCACTTATGCTGTAGCTTATCGTTTTTACAGCCGTTTTATTGCGAAGAAAATCATGGGTCTGGATGACAACAGGGCCACACCGGCCGAAGTGAACAATGACGGAAAGGACTTCGTTCCCACGAACAAATGGATCTTGTTCGGCCACCACTTTGCAGCGATTGCAGGTGCGGGTCCTCTCGTTGGTCCGACATTGGCGGCACAGATGGGCTACCTGCCGGGAACTCTCTGGATTATTGTGGGGGTCGTCATCGGGGGAGCGGTCCAGGATTTCATCATTCTGTTCGGTTCCATGCGGCGCAATGGGAAATCATTGGGTCAGATCGCCAAGGAAGAGATTGGCCCGTTCGGCGGTGCACTCGCTCTGGTAGGCATTATTGCCATTATGATCATTTTGATTGCCGTTTTGGCGATGGTTGTTGTAAACGCTCTCGCGGAATCTCCGTGGGCGACCTTCACCATCTTTATGACCTTGCCGATCGCCGTTTTTATGGGCTTGTACATGCGTTACATTCGTCCGGGCAGGGTCATGGAAGGCTCGATCATCGGGCTGGCCCTCCTGTTCCTGTCGCTGTGGCTGGGGCAGGCGGTAGCTGCATCGCCTACCTGGGGACCTGCCTTTACGTTCTCCAAGGTACAGCTGGCCTGGATGATCATTGTGTACGGCTTTGTCGCTTCCGTGCTGCCTGTGTGGCTGCTCCTGGCACCGCGTGATTACCTGAGCTCGTTCCTCAAGGTAGGGACGATTGCCGTACTGGCTGTCGGCATCATCCTGACACTGCCGCCGCTGCACATGCCTGCTCTGACCAAATTCATCGACGGTACCGGCCCGGTATTTGCGGGCAATCTGTTCCCGTTCCTGTTTATCACCATCGCATGCGGGGCCGTATCCGGCTTCCACGCACTGGTCTCCTCAGGAACGACACCGAAAATGATTTCCAAGGAATCGCACGCGCCTTTGATCGGATACGGCGGCATGCTGATGGAGTCCGGCGTAGCCATCATGGCGATGATTGCCGCTTGCGTGCTCACGCCTGGAGTCTACTTTGCCATCAACTCGCCGGGGGCTGTCATCGGAGCAGACGCGGCAGCTGCCGCGACCACGATATCAAGCTGGGGCTTTACGGTGACGCCTGATCAGCTGACGACGCTTGCCAATGACATTCAGGAGAAAACGATCCTATCCCGCACAGGCGGCGCGCCGTCGCTGGCGATCGGGATGGCGACCATATTCTCTGGCGTATTGGGCGGAAAGGCTTTGATGGCATTCTGGTACCACTTTGCCATCCTGTTCGAGGCGGTATTCATCCTCACCACCATCGATGCCGGTACTCGCGTGGGCCGTTTCATGGTGCAAGACATGCTCGGCAACGTCTTCCCGAAAATGAAGGAAACGAATTGGCTTCCTGGCAATTTGATCGGATCGGGGATCATCTCCATCGGCTGGGGCTACTTCCTGCTGCAAGGCGTCATGGATCCGCTGGGTGGCATCTATACGCTCTGGCCGCTCTTTGGAATCGCCAACCAGATGCTGGCTGCAATCGCGTTTACCGTAGGAACGACGCTCATCTTCAAAATGGGCAAGGCCGCTTACTCGTGGGTGACATTGGTTCCGATGGCGTGGCTGAGTGCCGCGACATTGACGGCCGGCTGGCAAAAGCTGTTCCATCCGGATGCGAAAATCGGGTTCCTCGCCCATGCGGAGGCTTTCCAAAAAGCGCTTGATGCAGGGACTTTGCCCAAAGGCGTAAAAACGATCGAAGCCGCACAAAAGATGATTTTGAATGACCAGATCGATGCTGCTGTTTGCGCGATTTTCATGGTCATCACGATCGGGATCATCCTGGATGGCGCTCGCTTGTGGATCAATATCTTGCGCGGCAAGAAGTACCCGCTCTACGAATCTCCGTATATTCCATCCAAAGGGGATATCATCGACGGAAAAGGTCACCACGTGGCATGA
- a CDS encoding antibiotic biosynthesis monooxygenase has protein sequence MTVAEGHSDKVVERFSKAGVLDEQVGLVDVTVMVKKVRQGDEEVVVQIRWETEKHWKQWEKSEAHIAGHKANLGKPKPEYILHTEVGSYEIKAVREGVKNEK, from the coding sequence ATTACGGTTGCAGAGGGTCACTCGGACAAGGTCGTAGAACGATTCAGCAAAGCTGGCGTCCTCGATGAGCAGGTAGGTCTGGTTGATGTTACCGTAATGGTTAAGAAGGTTCGTCAAGGCGATGAAGAGGTAGTGGTGCAGATCCGCTGGGAAACGGAGAAGCATTGGAAGCAATGGGAAAAGAGTGAAGCCCATATTGCTGGTCATAAAGCGAATCTCGGAAAGCCAAAGCCGGAATACATCCTCCATACGGAGGTCGGCTCCTACGAAATAAAAGCCGTGCGCGAAGGGGTGAAAAACGAGAAGTGA
- a CDS encoding glycosyltransferase family 2 protein: MERRARTLSIIIPATFQAKHVEQQIAQCLRLQPLEIILTVSAHLLDFLPASAKSGCHVVSIDGPANLFAGRALGAEQAKGDILLFLGEDCFYPESSLRRFLFPIQYENVEVLLSREVCRGRGMKRAKPVHSLARMLNDLYGRKELREASLLEMPHALSRDALRKIGADRLAYPGEAHRYLASGGAIMRVQPMEPAKDDMPFSPELSATWLFELSTWEQAVIAEQVHVCSLLPSRGGMGDGGRRWDILNRLQGNESQLPVKQSGNWPLCQTELYGGQHLSVIIPACNEAATLGRVIKEVLQLEPSEIIVVVNGSQDQTAQIAKQHGTVVVEFPEPLGVDTGRAVGASLARGDILLFVDADFVVPAMDLYPFVRACQLRCDVALNDQRDFLPAVRTDNVVVAARQGLNLAANRKDLDIASMLVVPFALRRESFAPLGWTLLACPPKAQMAAMLAGLTINQVHQVDSFGMNRLRPEKHLAPFGRSPAACQIVGDHIEAFQLLAERGGFAKER, from the coding sequence ATGGAACGGCGTGCGCGAACGTTGTCCATCATCATTCCCGCCACCTTTCAGGCGAAGCATGTAGAGCAACAAATAGCTCAGTGCCTGCGGCTGCAGCCTCTGGAAATCATTTTGACCGTATCCGCTCATTTGCTGGATTTCCTGCCTGCATCCGCCAAGTCCGGGTGCCATGTCGTTTCCATCGATGGACCCGCAAATCTGTTTGCAGGCCGGGCACTCGGCGCAGAGCAGGCAAAAGGGGACATACTTCTGTTTCTCGGTGAGGACTGCTTTTATCCGGAGTCTAGCTTGCGACGCTTTCTCTTTCCCATCCAGTACGAAAATGTCGAGGTGTTGCTGTCCCGGGAAGTGTGCAGGGGCAGAGGCATGAAACGAGCAAAGCCTGTCCACAGCCTCGCACGAATGCTCAATGACCTCTATGGTCGAAAGGAATTGAGGGAAGCCAGCCTGCTAGAGATGCCCCATGCCTTATCGCGAGATGCCCTGAGAAAAATAGGAGCGGATCGTCTCGCTTATCCGGGAGAGGCTCACAGGTATTTGGCGTCAGGCGGTGCCATCATGAGGGTGCAGCCAATGGAGCCGGCGAAAGATGACATGCCTTTTTCGCCAGAGCTGTCAGCGACTTGGCTGTTCGAGCTATCCACCTGGGAACAGGCGGTCATCGCGGAGCAAGTACATGTATGTTCCCTCCTGCCTTCTAGAGGAGGAATGGGAGATGGCGGACGAAGATGGGATATCCTAAACCGGCTCCAAGGCAACGAAAGCCAGCTCCCTGTGAAACAGTCAGGGAATTGGCCTCTTTGTCAAACGGAGCTCTACGGTGGGCAGCATTTGTCCGTCATCATTCCCGCATGCAACGAAGCGGCCACACTGGGGCGAGTCATCAAAGAAGTGCTGCAGCTCGAGCCGTCCGAAATCATCGTGGTGGTGAATGGATCGCAGGATCAGACGGCACAGATTGCAAAGCAGCACGGGACCGTTGTCGTGGAGTTTCCTGAGCCGCTCGGGGTGGACACGGGTCGGGCCGTGGGAGCCAGTCTCGCCCGCGGCGATATCCTGCTGTTTGTGGATGCCGATTTCGTCGTGCCGGCAATGGATCTCTATCCGTTCGTTCGCGCGTGTCAGCTTCGCTGTGACGTCGCGCTCAATGATCAACGCGATTTCCTGCCCGCAGTACGGACGGACAATGTAGTTGTGGCGGCAAGACAAGGCCTGAATCTGGCAGCCAACCGCAAAGATCTGGACATTGCCTCCATGCTCGTCGTGCCATTCGCCCTGCGCCGGGAGTCGTTTGCCCCGCTCGGATGGACGCTGCTTGCTTGTCCACCGAAAGCGCAAATGGCAGCCATGCTGGCAGGATTGACGATTAATCAAGTGCATCAGGTAGACAGTTTTGGGATGAATCGGCTTCGGCCGGAAAAGCATCTCGCCCCATTCGGCAGATCGCCTGCCGCCTGTCAGATTGTAGGGGATCACATCGAAGCGTTTCAACTATTGGCAGAGAGGGGCGGATTTGCGAAAGAACGATGA
- a CDS encoding response regulator, with the protein MNSIMIVDVAAFTRLTMRSVFESMGLKVIAEADSVEEAVKNYRLYRPDLVLIDISMTGMDGLRASRKILEVDQDAKIIMCSALAYRDTVIQAIHSGAKDFIAKPLQKERIELAIQKVLGENESGRMMPKRG; encoded by the coding sequence ATGAACAGCATTATGATCGTTGATGTTGCAGCGTTCACGCGGCTCACGATGAGAAGCGTGTTCGAATCGATGGGGCTAAAGGTCATTGCAGAGGCAGATTCGGTGGAAGAAGCGGTGAAAAATTATCGCTTGTATCGGCCGGATTTGGTTCTGATAGACATCTCCATGACGGGAATGGACGGCCTTCGTGCTTCTAGAAAGATCTTGGAGGTTGATCAGGATGCCAAAATCATCATGTGCTCGGCCCTTGCTTATCGGGATACCGTCATCCAGGCCATTCACTCCGGAGCAAAGGATTTTATTGCAAAGCCATTGCAAAAAGAAAGGATAGAGCTAGCGATCCAAAAAGTGCTCGGGGAAAACGAGAGCGGACGCATGATGCCAAAGAGAGGGTAA
- a CDS encoding glycosyltransferase, with the protein MTSRILMVLDSMGTGGTETHVLSISKPFLACGARLFYAGADGPIHQEFVKAGFQIHLVESKGVPLPERKKFLYDAYSQIMKQQGITIVHVHMTPSGIIAASAARELGIPVVFTMHGTYYPREEATELAQLSDAVISVSKPVERYWRAYGIASTVISNGIDPEEFGPEPGEAYKPQVLPDLPEHATVVTYVSRLAWQKASVCNMVLRATKTLTEPEDLHIVVVGTGAQAHHVQELARNLNKMKGSTYVHIVGEQTDVKPYYRRSDLVIGTGRVALEAMACGKPLLAIGNHGYVGLITPELYAMAWDYYFGDHDSIEKPSPALIAEALKRALADRGALSKIGEQGRAWVSSQFDIFQKGQEILDLFERVITSKEGGVSQ; encoded by the coding sequence GTGACAAGCCGCATATTGATGGTTCTGGACAGCATGGGCACAGGCGGGACGGAGACGCATGTTCTTAGCATCAGCAAGCCGTTTTTAGCCTGTGGAGCCCGACTGTTTTACGCAGGGGCGGACGGTCCAATCCATCAGGAGTTTGTCAAAGCAGGCTTTCAGATTCATCTCGTGGAGTCGAAAGGAGTCCCACTCCCCGAGCGCAAGAAGTTTTTGTACGATGCCTACAGTCAGATCATGAAGCAGCAAGGCATCACCATTGTACACGTTCATATGACACCGTCGGGAATCATTGCTGCATCAGCAGCCAGAGAATTGGGCATCCCCGTTGTGTTTACCATGCATGGAACCTACTATCCGCGAGAAGAGGCGACCGAGCTGGCACAACTGAGCGATGCAGTCATCAGTGTGAGCAAACCGGTCGAGCGTTATTGGCGGGCTTACGGAATTGCCTCGACAGTCATTTCAAATGGGATTGATCCGGAAGAGTTCGGACCTGAACCAGGCGAAGCTTACAAGCCACAGGTTTTGCCTGATTTGCCCGAACATGCGACCGTCGTCACCTACGTCAGCAGATTAGCTTGGCAGAAAGCCTCCGTCTGCAACATGGTGCTGCGTGCGACGAAGACGTTGACCGAACCGGAAGACTTGCACATCGTCGTGGTCGGAACGGGGGCACAGGCTCATCATGTGCAGGAATTGGCCCGGAACCTCAACAAGATGAAGGGTTCCACCTACGTCCACATCGTCGGCGAGCAAACAGACGTCAAGCCGTACTACAGGAGGAGCGACCTCGTGATTGGTACGGGACGCGTGGCGCTGGAGGCGATGGCTTGCGGCAAACCCTTGCTCGCGATTGGGAATCACGGGTACGTGGGCCTGATCACACCCGAACTCTACGCCATGGCCTGGGATTACTATTTCGGCGATCATGATTCGATTGAAAAGCCGTCCCCTGCGTTGATTGCAGAAGCGTTGAAAAGAGCCCTTGCCGACCGTGGAGCACTGAGTAAGATCGGGGAGCAGGGGCGAGCGTGGGTTTCGTCCCAGTTTGACATTTTTCAAAAGGGTCAGGAAATTCTCGACCTGTTCGAACGTGTGATAACCAGCAAGGAGGGGGGAGTGTCACAATGA
- a CDS encoding MFS transporter has protein sequence MNTSRNQAIEKSIPAWLTLLLATACGIIVANLYYTQPLVGLISSSIGLSAGSAGLIVTLTQIGYVVGLLFIVPLGDVIENRKLVFTALVFTAAALTVAAVTKQATLFFIASLLIGMGSVAAQVLVPFASYLATDAARGRVVGNVMSGLLLGIMLSRPLSSLVADMFGWHAIFALSATAVFLLAIILLKVLPARKPVTNTTYATLLGSMWHLLLQTPILRRRAAYHACVFATFSLFWTTAPLLLSGPEYHFSQKAIALFALVGVAGALAAPVAGRIADRGWTKPATGIALATVIVSVLLPLLFQTRSIVGIAALVVSAILLDAGVSANLVLGQREIFSLGPDVRSRLNGLFMAIFFFGGAIGSAIGGWSYAVGGWNAALWIGLVFPVLAFLYYAMEKKRS, from the coding sequence ATGAATACTTCGAGAAATCAAGCTATTGAAAAGAGTATCCCGGCCTGGCTAACCCTGCTTCTCGCAACCGCTTGCGGCATCATTGTCGCCAATCTTTACTATACGCAGCCTCTAGTCGGATTAATCAGTTCTTCCATCGGCCTGTCTGCTGGCAGTGCAGGCTTAATCGTAACGCTGACCCAGATCGGATATGTTGTCGGCTTACTGTTTATCGTTCCTTTGGGGGATGTGATTGAAAACCGAAAGCTGGTTTTCACTGCATTGGTTTTTACAGCAGCAGCTCTGACTGTTGCAGCAGTGACGAAACAAGCTACTCTTTTCTTTATCGCTTCCTTGCTGATCGGGATGGGCTCGGTCGCAGCACAAGTACTGGTACCTTTTGCATCCTATCTGGCGACAGATGCTGCGCGGGGCCGCGTCGTAGGCAATGTCATGAGTGGTCTGCTGCTGGGTATCATGCTTTCGCGCCCGTTGTCGAGCCTTGTGGCTGATATGTTTGGCTGGCACGCGATTTTTGCCTTGTCAGCAACAGCGGTGTTTCTCTTAGCGATCATTCTTTTGAAGGTGCTGCCTGCTAGAAAACCAGTCACAAACACAACCTATGCAACCCTTCTGGGTTCCATGTGGCACCTGCTGTTACAAACACCGATCTTACGTCGCCGTGCCGCTTACCATGCTTGTGTATTTGCCACGTTCAGCCTGTTTTGGACCACTGCCCCTTTGCTTTTGTCTGGTCCTGAATATCATTTTTCGCAGAAAGCCATCGCTTTGTTCGCACTTGTTGGAGTGGCGGGAGCCCTAGCTGCACCCGTAGCCGGACGGATAGCGGATCGTGGATGGACGAAACCTGCAACCGGAATCGCACTTGCCACCGTCATCGTTTCCGTTCTGCTGCCTCTTCTATTCCAGACACGTTCTATTGTTGGAATTGCTGCACTCGTCGTATCCGCCATCCTATTGGATGCCGGAGTTTCCGCAAACCTCGTGCTTGGACAACGCGAGATATTTTCGTTGGGACCGGATGTCCGCAGTCGATTGAACGGACTTTTTATGGCTATCTTTTTCTTCGGGGGTGCTATCGGGTCTGCTATCGGCGGTTGGTCTTACGCCGTCGGGGGATGGAATGCGGCTTTATGGATTGGGTTGGTTTTCCCTGTCCTTGCGTTCCTCTATTATGCAATGGAAAAAAAGCGTTCCTAA
- a CDS encoding TetR/AcrR family transcriptional regulator has protein sequence MMNVQGKRGRPRNVETHKSILSASYDLLLEEGFKAVTVDKIAERAKVSKATIYKWWPNKAAVIMEGFLNAASARLPVPDTGSTFQDILIHATSLTRFLTSREGNIIKELIGEGQLDSNLAMEYRARFFQPRRLQAKELFEKGIQRGDLKENLDVELGIDLVYGPIFYRLLVTGDQLDDSYMRDLVTNAFEGIRST, from the coding sequence ATGATGAATGTGCAGGGAAAAAGAGGGCGTCCGCGCAATGTCGAAACGCATAAGTCAATCCTTTCCGCATCTTATGACCTCCTGTTGGAGGAGGGCTTTAAAGCGGTCACCGTCGATAAGATTGCAGAGCGTGCGAAAGTTAGCAAGGCAACGATATATAAATGGTGGCCAAACAAAGCTGCCGTAATCATGGAAGGGTTTCTCAATGCTGCATCTGCGAGATTACCCGTGCCAGATACAGGCTCTACCTTTCAGGATATTCTGATTCACGCGACCAGCTTAACCAGGTTTTTGACGAGTCGAGAGGGAAACATCATCAAGGAGTTAATAGGAGAAGGGCAGCTAGATTCCAATTTGGCGATGGAATATCGAGCGCGGTTTTTCCAGCCCCGGCGCCTCCAAGCCAAAGAGCTTTTTGAGAAAGGCATTCAGCGAGGAGATCTGAAAGAGAATTTGGATGTTGAATTAGGCATCGATCTTGTTTACGGGCCGATTTTTTATCGCTTGCTTGTAACCGGCGACCAGCTGGATGATTCCTATATGCGCGATCTGGTGACAAACGCTTTTGAAGGGATCCGATCGACGTGA
- a CDS encoding inositol monophosphatase family protein, translating to MQEPSLAQLKELALRCARSAGELSLKRMKEPFTVEYKTSASDLVTAVDKEVEKHVIQMILERFPDHGILGEESEFKGDYKHFDTLWVIDPIDGTTNFVHQQINFAVSIAVYHKGEGLVGAVYDPSRDELFYAVKGEGAYLNERPLHLEKVVTLEEALLCTSVFWNKRAEQMGIDQIVKKLAGKVRGMRLLGSAALEMSYVAAGRLDGYVSMSLNAWDFGAARIIVEEAGGKVTNMMGTPLPFDQKSSVMACNPAFYEELQHYLNLADGT from the coding sequence GTGCAAGAACCATCACTGGCACAGCTGAAAGAGCTGGCTCTGCGATGCGCCCGATCTGCGGGTGAGCTGAGTCTCAAGCGAATGAAGGAACCGTTTACTGTGGAATACAAAACCTCTGCCTCCGACCTTGTCACGGCTGTTGATAAAGAAGTGGAGAAACACGTGATCCAAATGATTTTGGAGCGCTTCCCCGATCACGGGATTTTGGGGGAAGAAAGTGAATTCAAAGGGGATTACAAGCATTTCGATACGCTCTGGGTCATCGATCCGATAGATGGAACGACCAATTTTGTCCATCAGCAAATCAACTTTGCGGTGTCTATCGCGGTCTATCACAAGGGAGAGGGTCTGGTCGGTGCTGTGTACGACCCTTCCCGTGATGAACTATTCTATGCGGTCAAAGGAGAAGGGGCATACTTGAACGAGCGGCCGCTGCACCTCGAGAAAGTGGTGACGCTCGAGGAAGCGCTGCTGTGCACGAGCGTCTTTTGGAACAAGCGAGCCGAGCAAATGGGCATCGACCAGATCGTAAAGAAGCTGGCCGGAAAAGTGCGCGGCATGCGGCTGCTGGGGAGCGCTGCCTTGGAAATGTCCTACGTCGCAGCGGGAAGACTGGATGGCTATGTGAGCATGTCCTTGAACGCATGGGATTTCGGCGCAGCGCGTATCATCGTCGAGGAAGCGGGCGGAAAAGTCACGAATATGATGGGGACGCCGTTACCCTTCGATCAGAAAAGCAGTGTGATGGCCTGCAATCCTGCTTTTTACGAGGAGCTGCAGCATTACCTGAATCTAGCTGACGGTACGTAG
- a CDS encoding alpha/beta-type small acid-soluble spore protein — protein MFNTGNRNSNQKLVPQASQALDQMKYEIAAEFGVILGPDTTSRQNGSVGGEITKRLVTFAEQQLSGGGFRI, from the coding sequence ATGTTCAACACAGGCAATCGCAATAGCAACCAAAAGCTCGTTCCGCAAGCATCTCAAGCGCTCGATCAAATGAAGTACGAAATCGCTGCAGAATTTGGAGTCATCCTCGGACCGGACACGACCTCCCGTCAAAACGGTTCCGTAGGAGGAGAAATCACCAAGCGTCTGGTGACCTTCGCGGAGCAACAGCTCTCCGGCGGCGGCTTCCGCATCTAA